The following coding sequences lie in one Cloeon dipterum chromosome 1, ieCloDipt1.1, whole genome shotgun sequence genomic window:
- the LOC135944064 gene encoding microtubule-associated proteins 1A/1B light chain 3A-like — MSPQNTRADEGVDQPGQTHQDKDSSPCHQAINGRKLPRSYSGYSESFYLRRDVATGIRAKDPSKIPILLKKSEREKSLTSLAEARYAVPYVSTVSQFMMIIRKKLKLNPHESLYLMVNNRSMVNLSSLLIDVYIELKAEDGFLHITYASQETFG, encoded by the exons ATGTCACCTCAGAACACGCGGGCGGACGAAGGCGTGGATCAGCCGGGGCAGACTCATCAGGACAAGGACTCCTCGCCTTGCCACCAGGCAATCAACGGCAGGAAGTTGCCTCGCTCATACTCGGGCTACTCGGAGAGCTTTT ATTTGCGCCGAGACGTGGCCACCGGTATCAGGGCAAAGGACCCCTCGAAAATTCCG atattattgaaaaaaagcgagagagagaagtcACTCACGTCCTTGGCGGAAGCAAGATATGCTGTGCCTTATGTATCGACTGTTTCCCAATTCATGATGATAATCAG GAAAAAGTTGAAACTCAACCCACACGAGTCGCTTTACCTGATGGTGAACAACCGGAGCATGGTGAACCTTTCAAGCCTTCTCATCGATGTTTATATTGAACTCAAGGCGGAGGATGGCTTCCTCCACATCACCTACGCATCTCAAGAGACATTCGGCTAG